In the genome of Ferrovibrio terrae, the window GCAGCGCCGGCTCGAAGCCGCACTCAACGACAGCCTCGAACTGATCGAGATGGGCGACGCCGAGGGCGACCAGAGCGTGGTCGACGAGGCCGAGGCCGTCATCATGGGCCTGTCGAAGGAAGTGGCGCAGGCGCGGCTGGAAAGCCTGCTGTCTGGCGAAGCCGACATGAACGACTGCTTCGTGGAAGTGCATGCCGGCGCCGGTGGCACCGAAAGCCAGGACTGGGCCTCGATGCTGCTGCGCATGTATGTGCGCTGGGCCGAGCAGCATGGCTACAAGGTCGAGTTCCAGGAAGAGAGCGAAGGCGAAGAGGCCGGCATCAAGTCGGCCACCATCAAGGTCAGCGGGCCGAATGCCTATGGCTGGCTGAAGAACGAAAGCGGCGTGCATCGCCTCGTGCGCATCTCGCCTTATGACTCCAATGCACGTCGCCATACCAGCTTCTCATCCGTCGGCGCCTTTCCGGTGGTCGACGACACGATCGAGATCGAGATTCTGGACAAGGACCTGCGCGTCGACACCTATCGCGCCTCGGGCGCCGGCGGCCAGCACGTCAACAAGACGGATT includes:
- the prfB gene encoding peptide chain release factor 2 (programmed frameshift); the protein is MRAEIKAMSEEIQQSLGLLRRSFDWDNAVKKLEELNARSEDPTLWNKPAEAQALMRERTRLDRAVGTQRRLEAALNDSLELIEMGDAEGDQSVVDEAEAVIMGLSKEVAQARLESLLSGEADMNDCFVEVHAGAGGTESQDWASMLLRMYVRWAEQHGYKVEFQEESEGEEAGIKSATIKVSGPNAYGWLKNESGVHRLVRISPYDSNARRHTSFSSVGAFPVVDDTIEIEILDKDLRVDTYRASGAGGQHVNKTDSAVRITHIPTGIAVACQINKSQHRNRDEAMKMLKARLYERELQKREAEAQALNDAKTDIGWGHQIRSYVLHPYQMVKDLRTELETSDTQGVLDGDLDAFMAAQLASKVGKGETD